In Methanooceanicella nereidis, the genomic stretch ATTCAGTGGTCATCGACTGCGGTGTGAAGGCAGAGGGAGGCTACGAAGCCGGTCTGCTGTACACGCAGGTCTGCATGGGAGGACTCGCCACCCCGACCATAACACACAAGAAGCTGGGACACGAATTCTTCTTGCCTTTCATGGAAGTATCCACCGATTACCCGAGCATAGCCTGCCTTGCGGCACAGAAGGCCGGATGGCAGATAAAGGTAGAAGACTATTTCGCAATGGGTTCCGGACCCGCAAGGGCGCTGGCCCTTAAGCCGAAACACACCTTTGAGGTCATCGAGTACGAAGACGATTACGATTTCGCCGTGATCGCACTTGAAGCTGATAAGCTTCCGAACGAGAAGGTCATGGACTACATCGCTACCGAATGTGGCGTGGACTCCTCGAGCGTCGTCGCATTAGTGGCACCGACAAACAGCCTTGTCGGCTCCTTACAGATCGCGGGCCGTGTCGTCGAGATGGCCATCTATAAGCTCAACGAGATGGGCTTCGACACCCGCAAGATAATCAGCGCATTCGGCAGCGTGCCCGTACCTCCGGTCAAGAAGAACGGGGCGGTCGCCATGGGTACAACGAACGATGCGTCCATATACCACGGCAGCGTCACGCTCACGGTGAACGGCGGAGGCATTAAGGACTTCGTCAACAAGATCCCGTCCTCGACGTCGAAGGATTACGGAAGGCCGTTCTTCACGATATTCAAGGAAGCGGGCTTCGACTTCTACAAGATCGACAAGTCCATCTTCGCACCGGCAGAAGTTATCGTCAACGATATTTCTGCAGGCGAGACCTACCGCGCAGGAAAGGTCAACCCCGAAGTCATAATGGAATCTTTCGGCATAAAGAACATATAAATTAAATAAACCCTGAACAGGGGTTTATTTTTCACTCTTTTTTTAAAAAATGTAAATATCATTTTGTTTTTTTAGCCTTAGTTCAAGTTAACATCAATAGATTAAAATTAACTTATATATTGCTCATTTCATCATCTGCACAAAGGCGAAAAAAGAACACTAACTCTCACCACGAAGCGCACGGAGGGACACAAGGGTACACAAAGGACTTTTTAAGGATTAGCAGATACTAAAAAAATTTGTGGACATTTTCGCCTTCGTGCGCTTCGCAGTGAAAAATAATGGACCTCTGTAGCCCTATGAGAAAAATTAATTGTTTTACCTGCACAGCACGGCTTATATTATCTGGCTTACCACTTTGCTTCTGGATTCTGCCTTTTCCGCATTATCCAATACGGTGAAACCGTGGTTATTCGGGCCTGTGATCCAGCTTACATAAGGAGTGTCCATGTCATCGAGATGCTCGGTAACTGCCTTTCTTATCTCTATGGCATCATTATCGTTGTCAGTCAGTCCGAACACTGTCGGCCCAAAAGAGCTCATGCCGCTGCCATACGAGCCTGCGTTGTTCATGATGCTCAATAGGTTGGGAACGAGCGGAGATTTAAGCTGGACCTCGACGTTCTTGAAGCCTATGTTCTGCATGGTATTTATCGCCTTACCGAAAGTAGCGATGTCCTTTTCAAGTATTCCGGGGACCAGCTGCATGAGGATCACACGGCATATCTTATTCGTCTCTGTCTCATTAAGAGGGAAGGACGACTCGAAGATGTCTACTTCGGATTTTCCATGGGAACCCTCATAGTTCAACGGGGTCACCAGGACAAAACGCCAGTCCTCGGGAACATCGCACCGGAGGACCTGGGGGGACACCTTTGCTTTCGACGCGGATGAAGGCATACAGGATGATTTTTCCTTTCCTTTGCCGAAGCTGTGCCCGCAATCCAGTATAAATCCGCCCCGGTCAAAAGCGCGCACACCTATGCCGGAAGTGCCGCCCCTGCCGACAAGGCGGGAAAGTTCATCTATGTTCGTATAGCTGATACCGTACTCCCTGCAGATGGCATATGCGAGCGCAAGGCTCATCTGCGTTTTTGACCCGAAGCCTGCGTGGCTCGGTATCTCCTCTTCTACGGTAATTTCCATGTCCGGGAGAGGCCGGTTCAGCTTATTACAGATATTTTGAGCGATATCCTGAATAAGCTTTGGATTTGATCCATTGACCTGGAACGATTTTCCTCTACGAATGGACAGCACGTTGCCAGGGTTAGATAACGAAACTCCGGTACCACCGTCGATCCGGCCCAGATCCCCGTTAAAGTCTATCAACCCAAAATGCAAACGTGAGGGCGTTGAGATCTTAAATTTCATTGGTCAATCATCCTTAACTTAAATGCCTATTATTTACCATTTATGACATATATAGTTAATTATCGCCGGTATCCAGAAAATACCAGTTCTGTTGCCCATCCATGAAAAATAATTTTCAGGGCCATATATCCTGTGATATTATGCCTATCTAGGTCACTTTATTCATTTATATTGATTTCGATAGATGCACAAACATGTAGTATTGAACTTTTATATATTATAGAATTTTCGGAAGGTAACCGCTTTTTTACCGGAAATATAGCTGAGGATAATGTATTCTTATCTATCGGGAAAAGACAGTTAAGATATTGAGGATAATTCCGGGCATGATAGTCCTGACGTAAAGTCCCGGCCTGATAAAATGTTTAATCTTAAATAAGTCTTTAAAATGCTTTATTTACAAAAATTAGTACAAATTACTTCTCTTTTTGAAAATACAATCTTTTAATTTAGAATTAAATAGAAAATTTACTTATATAAACATATGATAGTTATTATTTGGAAACGTCACGTTAAAGCCGTTTTCCCAGGCTAACAAAAGAAGTGGAAACGCCGCTGTAGTGCTTCCTTGCAGGAAGTGTTACGGCGGCATTTGTCATCCATTTTTTAATCGATACTTTTGTTGTTTTGAACGTATGTATGTGGTCTTGTTTTTTTCCAATAGGCCTGGCTCTCTCTAATATCTCAAAATATATTATAAAGGCGTTGAGTCTTTGAGATGAGAATGCATCAAATTCTGGCACAACATTAAGGATATCTATCAAAGGACAATGAAATTATAAACCAACGAACTAATGGCACACAAACATAAAATCATCTGGAAAGCTATATGTGTAATTCCTTCCATACTTATTGAAAACCATATAGCTGGATAAAGATAACTGGTGTGAACAATGGTCGAGGTATTAGCTGACGTAGGCGGGAGTCCGGGTAAGGACTGTAAAGGATTTTGCAAATACTGTTATTTCAGGAATGTAAAGGAGGTCCCGCCATTCGGCTGTAAGTATTGTTTCCCGTTCCAGAAAGGCTGTGATTATTGCACCCGGGGCGTAAGGGAGCAGTATTCCGGATTTAAGCCGCTGGAGATGGTAATGGCCGAAATAACGAACTCCATAATGTTCACTCCGAACATAGAAAAGATCACCATTAGCGGCGGCGGTGACGTAAGCTGCTATCCCCAGTTGAAAGAGCTGGTATCATATTTGAGCCAGTTCGGGATACCCATACACCTCGGGTACACCAGCGGCAAAGGGTTTGACGGCCCGGAAGACGCTGACTTCTTTATCGAGCATAACGTTACAGAGGTAACTTTCACGGTATTCTCTGCCGACCCCAAAAAGAGAAAAGAATACATGAACGATAAGCATCCGGAAGAGTCTCTGGAAGCGCTGAAAAAGTTCTGTAAACATTGCAAGGTATACGCGGCATCTGTGCTGGTACCTGGCGTCAACGATGGCGACGACCTCATAAATACCTGTGACACGCTTAAAAAGTGGGGCGTAAAAGGAGTGTTGTTGATGAGGTTCGCCAACAGCGAAGAGCAGGGCCTGATACTGCAGAACGGACCTATTATCAAAGGCGTGGTCCCGCATACTGTCGAACAGTTCGAGTCCATAGTGAAGGATATAGCGTCAAAATATTCTTTCAGGGTAGCGGGAACTCCGCTGGGCGATCCGAAGTTTGGCTCTCCTTTCGCCATACGTAACGATCCGAAGAAGCTGCTGAAGCTTCCAAAGGTGACAAAGGAAGCTACCATCATTTCAGGTAGTATCGCCGGGCCGCTAATCGCAGATATCTTCGCTAAACTGGGCAGCAGCGTAAACGTAGTCCCGGTCAAAAAGGAGATAGCGTGCCTCATGACAATATCGGACCTCAGGGGCATCAACCTTAAAGAGGTTAAGGAGACGGTCATATTGCCGGGAAGGGCTTTCTTATTCGACAAGGAGGCTGAAGAGATACTTTGCAGCGACGGCGTCGACCGTTTAGTGCGCAGAGGACCTGACAGGCTGACGGCAGACGGCGAAATGACCATCGGGATGAAAAAGTCCGATGTAATAAAATTCGAGGTGGAGGCATTCACCGAGCTGATAGAGCTGATCAACGCTATCGGGTTGCCCCCGAAAGATTAAAATAAAATTTTAAAAGTTCGTCAGAGCCCTTTTTACCTGTATCTTTTTTATCGCCTGATCTGCGCTCCGCTTTACCTGGTCATAATCCTCTTTGGCGGCTTTTTTCAATGGCCCCAGCGCTTTTTCGCTCCCTATCTCCCCCAGGGCATAAGCGGCCATAGCCCGGACATCCGCGTTTTTATCGGTGTTCAGTGCATCTATGAGCGGGTCGACGGCCATTAGGTCTTTAGTCGCCGCAAGGCTGCAGGCGGCATCTACTGCCAGTTTCGGGTCTTTAAGATTATTGATCAAGGTCTCGACATCATGGTCCACTGCCATATTAACATTCTTTTTTCTCATCGCTATTTCGACGATCTTGATGAATATGATCATTCCGGCAATCACAAGTGCTGTCATGCCCAGGACATATAACAGACTTTCATTGCTTGAGGGGACTTCCTCTGATTGCGCATAAGCTACGGGCACAATAAAAATGGCACACAGGATAGTTATCAATAATATTGTATAATGGCGATCCATCTCAACTTCCTCCGGTTAGACCATTATTGTATCTTTTCAACATATTTAAGAATTATCTTATTTATTCATCGATATGACAGGTTATGACATTTAAGCGATATGTCTTCCTTGAATTGTATCAAAAGAGCTATTTGAAGCATAAGCGAATATAACATATTATGCCTTTGGAAGTCGAGAGCCTGGAAATAAAAAACAGGAATGGTCTGATAAAGGGAGAGCTTTTCAAAGTGTATACTGACCGCGGGATATTGTTCTTGCATGGTAAAGATGATTACAGGTACGGCCCGTCCGGGATGTATAAAAAGATCTCCGATGAGCTGATAGGTTATGGTATCGCGTCGGCCTTTATCGATTTCCGGGATGAAGACGATCAGGATGAATGCGTCTCGGACATCCTTGCGTCCCTGGACCACATCGACAGCAAATACGGAATTGACAGGATATGTATCGTAGGATGGGGGATAGGCGGCTCTTCAGGCATATCGGCGACAATAAAAGACCTGAGAGTCCAGACGGTCATAACAATATCCAGCCAGGCTTACGGTATGGAAAATATCGAATATCTCGCTCAGAGACCTATCATGATGGTCCATGGCGTGGATGACAATAAGATATCATTTCAGAACACTGTCGACATAGCCAGACACGTTCAAGGGCCAAAACAGCTAATACTGCTGCCTGACGGGGACCATGAACTTAGCAGTTATAAAGAGAAGATGGCCGATATGATAAAAAACTGGGTACTTAAGTATCTTTAGATCTTGTCAGCGTCCTTATTGTTGTTCCCGTTGCTGCCGGTATGATTATTGTTCTCATAGACCACACAGCTTTTACAATTATACTCGGACAGCTCTTCCTGGGCCTTTGTCTCGTTCTTGTGGTTCTCAAACACCCTCATGGCCTGGGCCAGAGCTGCGGTGTTTGAAAAAGCGCTTGCCAGAAGTATGGCTTCGAACATCTCTTCTTCCTTGATACCTTTCCTGCGGGCTACACGCAGATGCATGTTAAGGCAGTGGTCACATTTTAGTGAGGTGGCTACGGCTATAGAAATAAGCTCTACTGTCCTCTCATCAAGGTGCTCAGGGTTTCTCAGGACAGCGTCATCGTAGATCATCTTTGGTAAAAGAACGTTTGGCTTATCGCTCATTGCCTTAAGAATGAAAGGGATCTCTCCGTAATCGTTCTCGATGTTCTTTAATAAGTCGTTTACCGCATCTTCAGGCTCTTTTCCAAAAATATTCTTTAGAGTGTTTTCAAATTTCAACAATTATCACGACCATTTATGCCTGAGCCATAATCTGCCTGTGAAGTAGATTATCTATTGTATGCAGACTATTTAAAAGTACCGTATTACTGAATATGAGCGAAAAGCTTTATGATAAGCGTGTCACGAATATCTGAATATGCTAAAAAAATATTTTCCTTATATTATTTCTGTTATATTATACATTATAGCTATAACGATCATTAACCTTATAGGAATCATTATCTATGGCATCGTTCTCGGCGGAGGCGAAATTGACATCCTGAAGATATCGGACCTTTTGTTCTTCGAGGGCGGCATTATCCTGACCATTGGCGCTTTCATGGAGTTCTTCAAAGGCCGGGGCTCGGGTATGTCTTCAAGGGTGTTTTTATCCCCTTATGAATTGATCTCTAAATGGACTGTCTTTGAGATGAAGGACTATGAGGAAATGATAAAATATGAAAATGAGATACCGCTGGGCTGGGTATTGATACTGACGGGCGGCCTCATGATACTGTTATCATTATTCTTCGCACTCATTTTAATGAAATAAAGTGTATGAACGATGGTTAGAAAAGCTTTAAATCCGTACACTTTTAATTTAGTAGTATGTTCGTCAAAAAATGGTATGTTAAGGTAGCGATGATACTTGCTATTTCTTTACTTGCCGCGGTAGCCATGCCTATCGTCTATGCCGATGAAAACATAGTGCTGAACCAGGAGTACCTGAGAAAAGGCACGAATATTAAAGTAAATCTCATAGAGGTCGATATATCCGAAAAACAACTGGGAAGCAAGACTTCGCCTTACCCTCTTGAAGAGACAAAATGGGTGAGGCTTGTCTACACATACGAGAACCTGGGAGATAAGTCAGAAAAAGGTTATCTCAATATTAAGTTCCTGGATACTGATAATAACGAATATCCGATGGGAGAAGTTGAATATACGGGCCGTGATGTAGCCCCACATTCGTTCTCCGAGGTCAGGTTCATAGAGATACCGGTGCCAAAAGATGCGGTGATCGATAGGTTCGTCATCATACAGGGATTTGATGAGACCACATATAATATACCGCAAACAGAAAAGCCTACGCCGACACCGGCAATAACGGCGACACCGGGGCCGACACAGGAGCCGCCTAAAACATGCATGCCATTCCTGCCGTTCATGATAGCGGGATCGGTGATATGTATAGGACTGGCCATCAACAGGTATGGGTTTAAGAGATAAGCTCGCTGCTTATCTTAAATTTTAATTTATACGGATATTTTTCTTTGTTTTCTATATATTATTATCATATACGGTGTCACTGATAATGATCCGTCAGGCAGAGTGATTGATTTTAGAAACGTTGAGCCTTTGAGAAGAGAATGCATTACATCAACGTACAGCATTATCAAATCGCCCCCATATCCTGCAGAGGATACAAGACCAAAGAGTTTACGGCATACACAAATAAATTGTCAGAAAAATAATAAAGGGGATCATGATATTGTTATATCACAAATCCGGTCTCTGACTTTGGCTTTATTCGTAACAGGATAAAGTCCCTCATCTTTGAAGGTTGTACGTTTGCCACTTCTCGCATATATACACCTTCATCGAAACGAATGTTCAAGATCTTATCCTTATACTCATCATAAGGAAGCTTTATCCTCGCGCCGTCCAGGTTGAGCGTTATAGCGTTAGGCGATAGTACCAGTGCGACATCAGGAACCTGTTTCTCTATCTCCTGCATCACTCTCGGCGGGCTGACGCTCAACTGGTCCTTGTTCAGGTCTTTTCGCCTGTCCTCAAGGATCTTCCCGATAGTGTTGACGATCTGGTCCATTTTTTCCATCTCTTCCCTGCGCTTCAGCCTGTGGGCCATCCTGCCCAGTCCTCCGATATATGCGGTGCAGTCAGGCAGGTCGCAAACGTCCATCTCAGGTCCGCCGACGACGACTATCGGCACGTCTATGTCCCGGAAAAGCTTTGTCTTTACTTTAATGCATTCCTTAAAATTGCCGAACAGGAATAAAGCTATGTCATGCTC encodes the following:
- the mch gene encoding methenyltetrahydromethanopterin cyclohydrolase, whose translation is MISVNELGYSIVEEMLDFAEDYKVEPQTLANDSVVIDCGVKAEGGYEAGLLYTQVCMGGLATPTITHKKLGHEFFLPFMEVSTDYPSIACLAAQKAGWQIKVEDYFAMGSGPARALALKPKHTFEVIEYEDDYDFAVIALEADKLPNEKVMDYIATECGVDSSSVVALVAPTNSLVGSLQIAGRVVEMAIYKLNEMGFDTRKIISAFGSVPVPPVKKNGAVAMGTTNDASIYHGSVTLTVNGGGIKDFVNKIPSSTSKDYGRPFFTIFKEAGFDFYKIDKSIFAPAEVIVNDISAGETYRAGKVNPEVIMESFGIKNI
- a CDS encoding beta-ribofuranosylaminobenzene 5'-phosphate synthase, with translation MKFKISTPSRLHFGLIDFNGDLGRIDGGTGVSLSNPGNVLSIRRGKSFQVNGSNPKLIQDIAQNICNKLNRPLPDMEITVEEEIPSHAGFGSKTQMSLALAYAICREYGISYTNIDELSRLVGRGGTSGIGVRAFDRGGFILDCGHSFGKGKEKSSCMPSSASKAKVSPQVLRCDVPEDWRFVLVTPLNYEGSHGKSEVDIFESSFPLNETETNKICRVILMQLVPGILEKDIATFGKAINTMQNIGFKNVEVQLKSPLVPNLLSIMNNAGSYGSGMSSFGPTVFGLTDNDNDAIEIRKAVTEHLDDMDTPYVSWITGPNNHGFTVLDNAEKAESRSKVVSQII
- the mmp10 gene encoding methyl coenzyme M reductase-arginine methyltransferase Mmp10 (Mmp10 (methanogenesis marker protein 10) is a cobalamin-requiring radical SAM methyltransferase that creates the methylarginine modification to methyl coenzyme M reductase.), producing the protein MVEVLADVGGSPGKDCKGFCKYCYFRNVKEVPPFGCKYCFPFQKGCDYCTRGVREQYSGFKPLEMVMAEITNSIMFTPNIEKITISGGGDVSCYPQLKELVSYLSQFGIPIHLGYTSGKGFDGPEDADFFIEHNVTEVTFTVFSADPKKRKEYMNDKHPEESLEALKKFCKHCKVYAASVLVPGVNDGDDLINTCDTLKKWGVKGVLLMRFANSEEQGLILQNGPIIKGVVPHTVEQFESIVKDIASKYSFRVAGTPLGDPKFGSPFAIRNDPKKLLKLPKVTKEATIISGSIAGPLIADIFAKLGSSVNVVPVKKEIACLMTISDLRGINLKEVKETVILPGRAFLFDKEAEEILCSDGVDRLVRRGPDRLTADGEMTIGMKKSDVIKFEVEAFTELIELINAIGLPPKD
- a CDS encoding HEAT repeat domain-containing protein; this encodes MDRHYTILLITILCAIFIVPVAYAQSEEVPSSNESLLYVLGMTALVIAGMIIFIKIVEIAMRKKNVNMAVDHDVETLINNLKDPKLAVDAACSLAATKDLMAVDPLIDALNTDKNADVRAMAAYALGEIGSEKALGPLKKAAKEDYDQVKRSADQAIKKIQVKRALTNF
- a CDS encoding alpha/beta hydrolase, giving the protein MPLEVESLEIKNRNGLIKGELFKVYTDRGILFLHGKDDYRYGPSGMYKKISDELIGYGIASAFIDFRDEDDQDECVSDILASLDHIDSKYGIDRICIVGWGIGGSSGISATIKDLRVQTVITISSQAYGMENIEYLAQRPIMMVHGVDDNKISFQNTVDIARHVQGPKQLILLPDGDHELSSYKEKMADMIKNWVLKYL
- a CDS encoding carboxymuconolactone decarboxylase family protein, whose translation is MKFENTLKNIFGKEPEDAVNDLLKNIENDYGEIPFILKAMSDKPNVLLPKMIYDDAVLRNPEHLDERTVELISIAVATSLKCDHCLNMHLRVARRKGIKEEEMFEAILLASAFSNTAALAQAMRVFENHKNETKAQEELSEYNCKSCVVYENNNHTGSNGNNNKDADKI
- a CDS encoding methanogenesis marker 7 protein, whose product is MEPVMYQGGIYKHEQMLELVEDLGGYILQKNITQLDIIAIMLVPEADMPLVEAKAKELLGKLIRSPLAGTEIAVITPTLAYQHLPHLACDIAEYLRRNGAKTNMIGLARGVGKRVAQLTAYETDLINEHDIALFLFGNFKECIKVKTKLFRDIDVPIVVVGGPEMDVCDLPDCTAYIGGLGRMAHRLKRREEMEKMDQIVNTIGKILEDRRKDLNKDQLSVSPPRVMQEIEKQVPDVALVLSPNAITLNLDGARIKLPYDEYKDKILNIRFDEGVYMREVANVQPSKMRDFILLRIKPKSETGFVI